The following proteins are encoded in a genomic region of Flammeovirga pectinis:
- a CDS encoding LptF/LptG family permease — MKKLDKLLLKEYIGPFVLTSSIVLFIFWSQYMISKFVYFLGKDLGYDVYMELFFWFALALVPVALPLAVLLATLMTYGSLGQHSELTAIKGAGISLLRVLRPIFLFTIVVTLVQLVYNDTIVPQANLKAYSLLYDIKQTKPTINLKEGAFYDGLDGYSIKVASKDKDGEGIHDVIIYKHEGHRGNKEVILAKDGKMQLINDDTFLMLTLFNGNAYSEVEDKKSKAEIQYVHSEFDSSIFYFSMESYAMNETKEDLFMGHNLMKNRKQLETEQDSLQKAMVDYSGMLVKNGETQFYYRHTSHKGEHKKDKLTKKKYDPTKKENRLRIASSAYNSASSFYNVLKSNASRHKNQMREDVKYTLDQQKKISTAVAILMMFLIGAPLGAIIKKGGLGVPVLVSVFFFVIYYIMTISGEKMAKELIIDPILGAWLSNIFLFVIGIFFTFQAKNDVKLFDTDYYAVVFKKLFKK, encoded by the coding sequence ATGAAGAAGCTAGATAAGCTATTATTAAAAGAATACATTGGTCCATTTGTCTTAACATCGTCAATTGTACTATTTATTTTTTGGTCTCAATACATGATCTCTAAGTTTGTTTATTTCTTAGGAAAAGACTTAGGATATGATGTATACATGGAATTATTTTTCTGGTTTGCATTAGCACTAGTTCCTGTAGCGTTACCACTTGCTGTTTTACTAGCAACGTTAATGACTTATGGTAGCTTAGGGCAGCATTCAGAACTAACTGCTATTAAAGGAGCTGGTATTTCTCTATTAAGAGTTTTACGACCTATATTTTTGTTTACAATTGTAGTTACACTAGTTCAATTAGTTTATAACGATACAATTGTACCTCAAGCTAATTTAAAAGCATACAGTTTACTTTATGATATAAAACAGACTAAACCTACTATTAACCTTAAGGAAGGTGCTTTTTATGACGGTTTAGATGGTTATAGCATTAAAGTAGCTTCTAAAGATAAAGATGGAGAAGGTATCCATGATGTTATTATCTATAAGCACGAAGGACACCGAGGTAATAAAGAAGTAATTCTTGCCAAAGATGGTAAAATGCAATTAATTAATGATGATACATTTTTAATGTTGACATTATTTAATGGTAATGCTTATAGTGAGGTAGAAGATAAGAAAAGTAAAGCTGAAATTCAGTATGTTCATTCTGAGTTTGATTCATCAATATTCTATTTTAGTATGGAATCTTATGCAATGAATGAAACAAAAGAAGACCTTTTCATGGGCCATAATTTGATGAAGAACCGAAAGCAGTTAGAAACTGAACAAGATTCTTTACAAAAAGCTATGGTAGACTACAGTGGTATGTTAGTTAAAAATGGAGAAACTCAATTTTATTACAGACATACTTCTCATAAAGGAGAGCATAAAAAAGATAAGTTGACGAAAAAGAAATATGATCCTACTAAAAAGGAAAATAGATTAAGAATTGCGTCTTCTGCTTACAATAGTGCATCAAGTTTCTATAATGTATTAAAATCGAATGCATCTAGACATAAAAATCAGATGAGAGAAGATGTTAAGTACACATTAGATCAACAGAAAAAGATATCTACTGCAGTGGCTATCTTGATGATGTTCTTAATTGGAGCACCTCTTGGAGCTATTATTAAGAAAGGAGGGTTGGGAGTTCCCGTTCTTGTTTCTGTATTCTTCTTTGTCATTTATTATATCATGACAATTTCAGGAGAAAAGATGGCGAAGGAGTTAATTATTGATCCTATACTTGGTGCGTGGCTATCGAATATATTCTTATTTGTAATTGGTATATTCTTCACTTTCCAAGCTAAAAATGATGTTAAACTCTTTGATACTGATTACTATGCAGTAGTATTCAAAAAGTTATTTAAGAAGTAG
- a CDS encoding RrF2 family transcriptional regulator — MLSKKTKYALKALRFLASKYGEGPVLISEIADKEHISQKFLESILLELRKGRVLSSKKGKGGGYYLIKDPEEVTLCDIHRMIEGPIAPLPCVSLNYYEPCDDCDDEVNCTLKAVMLDVRDAQLDILKKKSLNDLLPACSTKDKKIDL; from the coding sequence ATGCTATCCAAAAAGACAAAATATGCATTAAAGGCATTACGATTTTTGGCCTCAAAATATGGTGAAGGACCTGTTCTTATTAGCGAAATAGCTGATAAAGAGCATATCTCTCAGAAATTTTTAGAAAGTATTCTTTTAGAACTTCGTAAAGGAAGAGTACTAAGTAGTAAAAAAGGAAAAGGCGGGGGATATTATTTAATTAAAGACCCTGAAGAGGTTACTTTATGTGATATCCACAGAATGATTGAAGGACCTATTGCTCCTTTACCTTGCGTTAGCTTAAATTATTACGAACCTTGTGATGATTGTGATGATGAGGTCAATTGCACATTAAAGGCTGTAATGCTTGATGTTAGAGATGCTCAGTTAGATATTTTAAAGAAAAAATCTTTAAATGATTTACTTCCGGCATGTAGCACAAAAGATAAAAAGATTGATTTGTAA
- a CDS encoding M48 family metallopeptidase gives MNGDTIFYIIIALLTGEFVLERVLSRLNIKAMSAALPSKLSGLYDKEEYKKSQEYQIEKDNLGLYSSAASYLLTLILLSTGGYAWIDSFTKDHFDSNTGQILAFFAIVAILSDIISIPFEWKNTFSIEEKYGFNKMTPKTFIIDKIKGYALGGVIGGLLLWGFVAFYSNFPDTYWIIAWVVFMLFALGATMFYANIILPMFNKITPLEDGELRTAIEKYAEGVDFPLGRIMVMDGSKRSTKANAFFSGLGGNKNIVLYDTLIEKLSIDEIVAVLAHEVGHYKRKHTLQMFFISAVNMFITLFILSKFIDSKELAEAMGASKSSVFVGAAKHSLSPLNLVAFSMLYSPISLITGIVINAFSRKNEFEADAFAKDTSSSLALIDALKKLSVDSLSNLTPDENYVKMHYSHPPLLQRMEAMED, from the coding sequence ATGAACGGAGATACAATTTTTTATATAATAATAGCTCTACTAACAGGAGAGTTTGTTTTGGAAAGGGTACTTAGTCGCCTTAATATTAAAGCAATGAGTGCTGCTTTACCAAGTAAACTATCTGGATTATACGACAAAGAGGAGTATAAGAAATCACAAGAATATCAGATTGAAAAAGATAATTTAGGCCTTTACAGCAGTGCTGCATCTTATTTATTGACACTGATTTTACTCTCTACAGGAGGTTATGCTTGGATAGATTCTTTTACTAAAGATCATTTTGATTCTAATACTGGACAGATACTTGCATTTTTTGCAATCGTAGCCATCTTATCTGATATAATAAGTATTCCTTTTGAATGGAAAAACACATTTTCTATTGAAGAAAAATACGGATTTAATAAAATGACTCCTAAAACTTTTATTATTGATAAAATTAAAGGTTATGCATTAGGAGGTGTTATTGGAGGATTACTTTTATGGGGGTTTGTTGCTTTCTACAGTAATTTCCCTGATACATACTGGATTATTGCATGGGTTGTATTTATGCTTTTTGCATTAGGAGCAACAATGTTCTACGCAAACATAATCTTACCTATGTTTAATAAAATCACTCCTTTAGAAGATGGCGAATTACGTACTGCGATAGAGAAATATGCAGAGGGTGTTGACTTTCCTTTAGGGCGAATTATGGTAATGGACGGATCTAAACGTTCTACTAAAGCAAATGCATTCTTTAGTGGTTTAGGTGGCAATAAAAATATAGTATTATATGATACGCTAATTGAGAAACTTAGTATCGATGAAATAGTTGCTGTTTTAGCACATGAAGTTGGGCATTACAAACGTAAACATACTTTGCAAATGTTCTTCATTTCTGCTGTAAACATGTTTATTACTTTATTTATCCTTAGCAAATTTATTGATTCGAAAGAATTAGCAGAAGCAATGGGAGCATCAAAAAGTAGTGTATTTGTTGGAGCTGCAAAACATTCATTATCACCATTAAATTTGGTTGCATTCTCAATGCTTTACAGTCCAATTTCATTAATAACTGGGATTGTTATCAATGCTTTTTCTAGAAAAAATGAATTTGAAGCAGATGCTTTTGCTAAAGACACGTCTTCTAGCCTTGCCTTAATTGATGCATTAAAAAAGCTATCGGTTGATTCATTGAGTAATTTAACTCCAGATGAGAATTATGTGAAAATGCATTATTCTCATCCTCCTCTTTTACAGAGAATGGAAGCAATGGAGGATTAG
- a CDS encoding UvrD-helicase domain-containing protein, whose translation MFKIYRSSAGAGKTFTLAKEYIKIVLQLNVFDEEFQPSYYKHVLAVTFTNLATSEMKERILEQLKVFAGKPSPDKEGMLGAIVADYKGMDEKIVLDRVYRRSAIVHQRILHGYSNFSVSTIDAFSQKVAQAFKRDLKFPFNYELILNGEELIEDATYILMDKLGRDEHKMLTEALETFSIKKAEENTSWDVVPQIKSFGSVLFDEDQRKIIEKLGVNPVTNVEMNIEDYTSLAKKLKKMIYQDLQKEKDAAYEEFKNAMSAAGVPIDSLGRYVCSYAKKFDGSIAEIDVTPNTTAIKVFEADTGKVLVKVGDYKSSPAIYDAALPIYQERLTALISLIAKAQLIKTVYDKIYLIITAQVLKDEMKNLKEEQGIVHISEIGENINKIVESSPVPYLYERLGEKYRHILIDEFQDTSKTQWHNLVPLVAHALSMYNGECLVVGDAKQSIYRWRGGKAEMLVALPKLPTAKNTALEEEEYTLESYADPQNLDTNWRSYSNVINFNNDLYSFIEKDKGDELLSQFYQDVKQKTNHRIGGQVRMSVCQKIDSKETVQEASLQKIADTIHELVELKKFQYSDIALLVRFNKDGSAIAEKLVSEGIEVISSESLLVESAPSIQFLANVIRLLVRRSDKVLFMKIARFVHAHLQDVNNDRWSEVNTTSLPIEGDDYIRIGDRVEACSNHKDFETFLKDEFDINFSVSQLRRKSLYDLVEFLVRDFKLNLRITEQAYLIKFLDFVLDHTEVNGNSAQDFLVRWDLKKSNLSISTPDNTNAVRILSIHKSKGLEFPVVLLPFANWSTTPRKGEAKWFDWEDNTDVPELNAVQLPLSKKLEGTAFEEGYLLELRDTYIDAVNMLYVGTTRAQKYLHLFFNEEAKISTKGVKAETKDTIAVPLLKYISAVDTAKELNTSTIDDIEFHEYEFFDIDIEGDKKEKIEEATLIRDLIHTDNTDKLRLKSGAYEQGQNTVSFEDIIEAQESGILVHKAFEYIKYKDDVHDAVRILEVNGFISSSETGDYIGRLIDVVNHPELEKYYDKNTGYEVLNESEIVFPTKGNMKQVKVDRPDRLLIKNKEAVIIDYKTGVYEKDHEKQIKRYGEALRGMGYTLITLLLVYTEDLDIQKINF comes from the coding sequence ATGTTTAAAATTTATAGATCTTCTGCGGGAGCAGGAAAGACATTTACCCTTGCAAAGGAATATATTAAAATTGTTCTTCAATTAAACGTCTTTGATGAAGAGTTTCAACCAAGTTATTATAAACATGTTTTGGCTGTAACTTTTACCAATTTAGCTACTTCAGAAATGAAAGAGCGAATATTAGAGCAATTGAAAGTGTTTGCAGGGAAACCTTCTCCAGATAAGGAAGGGATGTTGGGGGCTATTGTAGCCGACTATAAAGGAATGGATGAAAAAATTGTTTTAGATCGTGTTTATCGCAGATCTGCAATTGTTCATCAAAGAATTTTACATGGATATTCTAATTTTTCTGTTAGTACCATAGATGCATTTAGCCAAAAAGTGGCACAAGCATTTAAGCGTGATCTTAAATTTCCATTTAATTATGAGTTAATCTTAAATGGAGAGGAGTTAATAGAAGATGCGACTTACATTTTAATGGATAAACTTGGTAGAGATGAACACAAAATGTTGACAGAGGCATTAGAGACATTCTCTATCAAAAAAGCTGAAGAAAATACAAGTTGGGATGTTGTACCTCAGATTAAGAGTTTTGGGAGCGTACTTTTTGATGAAGATCAAAGGAAAATTATTGAGAAATTAGGGGTTAATCCAGTCACTAATGTAGAAATGAATATTGAAGATTATACTTCTTTAGCTAAAAAGTTGAAGAAGATGATTTATCAAGACCTACAAAAAGAAAAGGATGCGGCTTATGAGGAGTTTAAAAATGCAATGTCTGCGGCTGGTGTACCCATCGACTCACTAGGCCGATACGTATGTTCATATGCTAAGAAATTTGATGGGTCAATTGCTGAAATTGATGTAACACCAAATACAACAGCTATAAAAGTTTTTGAGGCTGATACAGGAAAGGTGCTTGTAAAAGTGGGAGATTATAAATCTAGTCCTGCTATTTACGATGCCGCATTGCCTATTTATCAGGAAAGACTTACTGCATTAATTTCATTAATTGCAAAGGCACAATTAATAAAGACAGTATACGATAAAATTTATCTCATAATTACCGCTCAGGTATTAAAAGATGAGATGAAGAACTTAAAAGAAGAGCAAGGAATTGTACATATCTCAGAAATAGGAGAGAACATTAATAAAATTGTTGAAAGTTCTCCTGTTCCCTATTTATATGAAAGATTAGGAGAAAAATACCGTCATATTTTAATTGATGAGTTTCAAGATACATCAAAAACTCAATGGCATAATTTAGTTCCTTTGGTCGCTCATGCACTTTCTATGTATAATGGAGAGTGTTTGGTTGTCGGAGATGCAAAACAATCTATTTATAGATGGAGAGGTGGAAAAGCCGAAATGTTAGTGGCACTTCCAAAACTTCCAACAGCAAAAAATACTGCTTTAGAGGAAGAAGAATATACTTTAGAAAGTTATGCTGACCCTCAAAATTTAGATACTAACTGGAGGAGTTATTCTAACGTCATCAACTTTAATAATGACCTTTATTCATTTATTGAAAAAGATAAAGGAGATGAGTTACTTTCTCAATTTTATCAAGATGTTAAGCAAAAGACAAACCATAGAATTGGAGGACAAGTAAGGATGTCTGTCTGTCAGAAGATAGATAGTAAAGAAACAGTACAAGAGGCTTCGCTACAAAAAATTGCAGATACAATTCATGAACTTGTAGAGTTGAAAAAATTTCAATATAGTGATATAGCACTACTTGTTCGATTTAATAAAGATGGCTCTGCAATTGCAGAAAAATTAGTTTCAGAGGGGATAGAGGTTATTTCGAGTGAATCACTTTTAGTAGAAAGTGCACCAAGTATTCAATTTCTTGCCAATGTAATCCGCTTATTAGTTAGAAGGTCTGATAAGGTATTATTTATGAAGATTGCAAGATTTGTTCATGCGCATCTTCAAGATGTAAATAATGATAGGTGGAGTGAAGTGAATACAACTTCTTTACCAATTGAGGGAGATGATTATATAAGAATTGGAGATAGAGTAGAGGCATGTTCAAATCATAAAGATTTTGAAACTTTTTTAAAGGATGAATTTGATATAAATTTCTCAGTTTCTCAATTAAGAAGAAAATCTTTATATGATTTAGTCGAATTTTTAGTGCGAGATTTTAAATTGAATTTGCGTATTACAGAACAGGCGTACCTGATTAAATTTCTAGATTTTGTATTAGACCATACAGAAGTAAATGGAAACTCAGCACAAGATTTTTTAGTACGTTGGGATTTAAAGAAATCAAATTTATCAATTTCTACTCCAGATAATACGAATGCTGTACGAATACTAAGTATTCATAAATCTAAAGGTTTAGAATTTCCTGTTGTTTTATTGCCTTTTGCAAATTGGTCAACAACACCAAGGAAAGGAGAAGCTAAATGGTTTGATTGGGAAGATAATACTGATGTGCCAGAATTAAATGCAGTGCAATTACCTCTTTCTAAAAAATTAGAAGGAACTGCTTTTGAAGAAGGGTATTTATTAGAACTTAGAGATACCTATATCGATGCAGTTAATATGTTGTATGTAGGTACTACTAGAGCACAAAAATACCTCCATTTATTTTTTAATGAAGAAGCAAAAATAAGTACAAAGGGTGTAAAAGCAGAAACTAAAGATACTATTGCGGTACCGTTGCTAAAATATATATCGGCAGTTGATACAGCAAAAGAACTTAATACATCAACAATTGATGATATTGAATTTCATGAGTATGAATTTTTTGATATTGATATTGAAGGAGATAAAAAGGAGAAAATAGAAGAAGCGACTTTAATTAGAGACCTCATTCATACAGATAACACAGATAAACTTCGTTTAAAAAGTGGAGCATATGAACAAGGTCAAAATACCGTTTCATTTGAGGATATTATTGAAGCTCAGGAAAGTGGTATTTTAGTACACAAAGCATTCGAATATATCAAATACAAAGATGATGTACATGATGCTGTTCGAATTCTAGAAGTAAACGGTTTTATCTCATCTTCAGAAACAGGAGACTATATTGGGAGATTAATTGATGTTGTCAATCATCCTGAATTAGAAAAATATTATGATAAGAATACTGGATATGAAGTGCTGAATGAATCTGAAATAGTTTTCCCTACAAAAGGAAATATGAAACAGGTAAAAGTAGACCGTCCAGATAGATTATTGATCAAAAATAAAGAAGCTGTAATTATTGATTATAAAACAGGTGTTTATGAGAAAGACCATGAAAAACAAATCAAAAGATATGGCGAAGCATTAAGAGGTATGGGATATACCTTAATAACATTACTATTAGTTTATACCGAAGATTTAGATATTCAAAAGATTAATTTTTAA
- a CDS encoding VC0807 family protein produces the protein MQNKTQKKKESPILSLLLNIVIPTVVLSKLSDPEYLGDVNAVVIGLAFPLGFGIYEFFQKKEVSIIAVLGFINVLLTGGIKLLHLPADLIAIKEAAIPGLIGVIVLISTFTKYPLVEKLLYNDNLLDVKKIGAQLKFRQTTDLFAKRLRNTSFMLAGSFFLSSGLNYMLAKILVKSDSSTVEFTKELGQMNAWSWLVIALPSTIVMMGALMYLIKGVKEYTGFEMQEVLIGFEEEEKKKEKEDK, from the coding sequence ATGCAAAATAAAACACAGAAAAAGAAAGAGTCTCCAATATTGAGTCTATTACTAAATATTGTGATACCGACAGTGGTACTTTCTAAACTTAGTGATCCTGAATATTTAGGAGACGTTAATGCCGTTGTTATTGGCCTTGCGTTCCCATTAGGGTTTGGTATTTATGAATTCTTCCAAAAGAAAGAAGTAAGTATTATTGCTGTTCTTGGCTTTATCAACGTTTTGCTAACTGGAGGTATAAAATTATTGCATCTACCTGCAGATTTAATTGCCATTAAAGAAGCTGCAATTCCTGGTCTTATCGGTGTAATAGTTTTAATCTCTACTTTTACTAAATATCCTCTTGTAGAAAAGTTATTATATAACGACAATCTACTTGATGTTAAAAAAATAGGTGCTCAATTAAAGTTTAGACAGACTACAGATTTATTTGCCAAACGTTTAAGAAATACTTCTTTTATGCTTGCTGGATCTTTCTTTTTATCTTCTGGACTAAACTATATGCTTGCTAAAATACTTGTTAAAAGTGATTCTAGCACAGTGGAGTTTACTAAAGAACTAGGCCAAATGAATGCTTGGAGTTGGCTAGTAATTGCTCTTCCATCTACTATTGTGATGATGGGTGCTTTAATGTACCTAATAAAAGGCGTTAAAGAGTATACTGGTTTCGAAATGCAAGAAGTATTAATTGGTTTCGAAGAAGAGGAAAAAAAGAAGGAAAAAGAAGATAAATAA
- a CDS encoding L-threonylcarbamoyladenylate synthase, translated as MAIINSSVTEAKKVLDNGDLIGLPTETVYGLAGNALDPEAVANIFKVKARPSFDPLIIHSSSLERLSPYIKDLPDAAKKLADAFWPGSITMVLPRSEKIHDLITSGLDTVAVRVPKHDLTLSLLEQLDYPVAAPSANPFGYISPTSAQHVQDGLGNKIPFILDGGACEVGVESTIIGFPEGIPTIYRKGGIAVEDIETVIGKVNVNAQSSSQPKAPGMLHRHYAPNSTLLLGNIGDLIEKYKGKNVVTLSLKDTYTTLPLDKQCILSKSGDLSEAARNLFKTLRAIDKLNPEFILGEWMPEEGLGRAMNDRIKRAASLG; from the coding sequence ATGGCTATAATTAATTCATCTGTAACTGAAGCTAAAAAAGTTTTAGATAATGGCGATTTGATTGGCTTACCTACTGAAACAGTCTATGGTTTAGCCGGCAATGCCCTAGATCCAGAAGCTGTTGCAAATATTTTTAAGGTGAAGGCTAGACCTAGTTTTGACCCCCTTATTATACATAGTTCTTCTTTAGAACGGTTATCTCCATATATTAAAGATTTACCTGATGCTGCTAAAAAACTTGCAGACGCTTTTTGGCCAGGTTCTATAACAATGGTTTTACCTCGTTCAGAAAAAATCCACGATCTAATTACAAGTGGATTAGATACTGTTGCTGTTCGTGTTCCAAAACACGATTTAACCTTATCGCTATTAGAACAATTAGATTATCCTGTTGCGGCACCAAGTGCTAATCCTTTTGGATATATTAGCCCAACATCTGCTCAACATGTGCAAGATGGATTAGGCAATAAGATACCTTTCATTTTAGATGGAGGTGCTTGTGAAGTTGGCGTGGAATCTACAATTATTGGTTTTCCAGAAGGCATTCCTACCATTTATAGGAAAGGAGGAATTGCGGTCGAAGATATCGAAACTGTCATTGGAAAGGTAAATGTAAATGCTCAATCTTCTTCACAACCTAAAGCACCTGGAATGTTGCACAGGCACTATGCTCCAAATTCAACATTACTATTAGGGAATATTGGTGATTTGATTGAAAAATATAAAGGGAAGAACGTTGTTACTTTATCATTAAAAGATACTTATACTACGCTTCCATTAGATAAACAATGTATTCTATCCAAATCAGGTGATTTATCTGAGGCGGCTAGGAATTTATTTAAGACACTACGAGCTATTGATAAGCTCAATCCAGAGTTCATTTTAGGAGAATGGATGCCCGAAGAGGGACTTGGAAGAGCAATGAATGATAGAATTAAAAGAGCAGCATCCTTAGGATAG
- a CDS encoding LytR/AlgR family response regulator transcription factor produces the protein MQKTYNCLIVDDEQLARNLLSAFISKVPFLNEVGSCKSPLQAMEVMRSGIIDILLVDIQMPELSGIDFVKSLAVKPVVIFTTAYSEYAVQSYELDTIDYLLKPFSFERFMKAINKGVEFLELKKQPTDTAGNDDVIFIKGDQKIHKLFTKDIFYIEGLKEYVSFYVKDKQRIISLNSLTKLERELEKYQFIRVHRSYIVNLNHVTAFETHALWIDDKEIPIGKTYRDIVKKKINW, from the coding sequence ATGCAAAAAACATATAATTGCCTAATTGTAGACGATGAGCAGTTGGCTAGAAACTTATTATCAGCTTTTATATCAAAAGTTCCATTTTTAAATGAAGTAGGAAGTTGTAAATCTCCTTTACAAGCAATGGAAGTAATGCGATCAGGAATTATCGATATTCTTTTAGTTGATATTCAGATGCCTGAATTATCGGGGATAGATTTCGTGAAATCATTGGCAGTCAAACCAGTGGTTATATTTACAACAGCTTATTCAGAATATGCAGTGCAATCTTATGAGTTAGACACAATAGATTATTTGCTCAAGCCATTTTCTTTTGAACGGTTTATGAAAGCAATTAATAAAGGAGTGGAGTTTTTAGAACTAAAAAAGCAACCAACAGATACAGCAGGTAATGATGATGTTATTTTTATAAAGGGAGATCAGAAAATTCATAAACTTTTCACCAAAGATATTTTTTACATAGAAGGTTTAAAAGAGTATGTTTCTTTTTATGTAAAGGATAAACAACGAATTATTTCGCTTAATTCTTTAACTAAGTTAGAACGAGAATTAGAAAAGTATCAGTTTATAAGGGTGCATAGATCTTATATTGTTAACCTTAATCATGTGACGGCTTTTGAAACACATGCTTTATGGATTGATGATAAAGAAATTCCAATAGGAAAAACTTACAGGGACATCGTAAAAAAGAAAATCAATTGGTAA
- a CDS encoding caspase family protein translates to MNRRQNLIFLLLFISSNVFSQTSFPEDFNLDGDERFPSITSDGETLLFAREKKEGFEFLLSNKIDGKFMPPTTLVLPPNMPYPTGPMISYDGRWIYFSAKKGDKGSDLYRMRRWGRRLGKPEPLKGAVNSAGYELFPSLTKDGKGLYFTRLEDASDPTDLKYAIYYSELTDKDMWGEPKRLEEPINLYSEKEPRILPDGKTLLFSSRINEDTFDYDVMLVQKQSDGSWSDPESIVSLNQDESNHSPCIDAVASKAYFSKNGTLNSISLSKVLPVSIYSSDKKEPVTKEGLTRSGDQEAKKETTDNNEATPTTKPTSSSSFSDLGFDIKQYEPRPVYRAIIIGVSEYQDPKINTLDNPVKDAASFKEILTQHYSFPEENVSFLLSPTREQLIETFDNVMEVSKENDHILIFYAGHGHWDTKRKAGYWLPSDAKAKNTANWVRNSTIKEYIASFRAKHVLLVSDACFSGSIFKTRAVTFSEADKSTKALEKLPSRKAMTSGTLKEVPDESIFVKYLQKRLLENKDPYISARALFDSFRVAVMNNSENVPQFGVINQTGDEGGDFIFIKK, encoded by the coding sequence GTGAATAGACGTCAAAATTTAATTTTTTTACTATTATTTATTAGTAGTAATGTATTTAGCCAAACATCATTTCCAGAAGACTTTAATTTAGATGGAGATGAACGTTTCCCTAGTATTACTTCTGATGGTGAAACATTGTTGTTTGCGAGAGAAAAAAAGGAAGGTTTCGAATTTCTATTATCAAATAAAATTGATGGTAAATTTATGCCTCCGACAACTTTAGTTTTACCTCCAAATATGCCTTATCCAACAGGGCCAATGATTAGTTATGATGGACGTTGGATTTATTTTTCAGCTAAAAAAGGCGATAAAGGGAGCGACTTATATAGAATGAGAAGATGGGGCAGAAGGTTAGGGAAACCTGAACCTTTAAAAGGTGCTGTAAACTCTGCAGGTTATGAATTGTTTCCATCACTAACAAAAGATGGTAAAGGACTTTATTTTACAAGATTAGAAGACGCATCTGATCCAACAGACTTAAAGTATGCAATTTATTACAGTGAATTGACGGATAAGGATATGTGGGGCGAGCCAAAACGTCTTGAGGAACCTATCAATTTATATAGTGAAAAAGAACCAAGAATACTTCCTGATGGGAAGACTTTATTGTTTTCATCAAGAATAAATGAAGATACATTTGATTATGATGTTATGCTTGTACAAAAGCAATCAGATGGTAGTTGGTCTGATCCTGAATCAATCGTTTCTTTAAATCAAGATGAAAGTAATCATTCTCCATGTATAGATGCAGTAGCTTCTAAGGCGTATTTCTCAAAGAATGGAACATTAAACTCAATATCGTTATCAAAAGTCCTACCTGTATCAATTTATTCTTCTGATAAGAAAGAACCTGTAACAAAAGAAGGTTTGACAAGAAGTGGAGATCAGGAGGCGAAAAAAGAAACCACAGATAATAACGAAGCAACTCCTACAACAAAACCTACATCTTCATCAAGCTTTTCTGATTTAGGTTTTGATATAAAGCAATATGAACCAAGACCAGTTTATAGAGCAATTATAATTGGAGTGAGCGAATACCAAGATCCAAAAATTAATACTTTGGATAACCCTGTAAAAGATGCAGCATCATTTAAAGAGATTCTTACACAGCATTATTCTTTTCCAGAAGAGAATGTTTCCTTTTTACTGAGTCCAACTAGAGAACAGCTTATAGAAACTTTTGATAATGTAATGGAAGTCTCTAAAGAGAATGATCATATTTTGATTTTCTACGCAGGGCATGGGCATTGGGATACCAAACGCAAGGCAGGGTATTGGTTACCTTCTGATGCAAAAGCAAAAAATACTGCGAATTGGGTAAGGAATTCGACAATTAAAGAATACATAGCTTCTTTTAGAGCTAAGCATGTTTTATTAGTTTCTGATGCTTGCTTTTCGGGTTCAATATTTAAAACTAGAGCAGTAACGTTTTCGGAAGCTGATAAATCGACAAAAGCACTCGAAAAGCTTCCTTCTAGAAAAGCAATGACAAGTGGAACATTAAAAGAGGTTCCAGATGAAAGTATTTTTGTAAAATACCTTCAAAAGAGACTATTAGAGAATAAAGATCCCTATATAAGTGCAAGAGCTTTATTTGATAGTTTTAGAGTAGCTGTAATGAATAATAGCGAAAATGTTCCGCAGTTTGGAGTAATAAACCAGACTGGTGATGAGGGTGGAGATTTTATCTTTATCAAAAAATAA